In Gadus chalcogrammus isolate NIFS_2021 chromosome 11, NIFS_Gcha_1.0, whole genome shotgun sequence, a single window of DNA contains:
- the ubr5 gene encoding E3 ubiquitin-protein ligase UBR5 isoform X5 yields MTSIHFVVHPLPGTEDQLNDRLREVSEKLNKYNCNSHPHLSVLEQSTLKQCVVGPNHAGFLLEDGRVCRISFAVQPDRLELSKPEGSDGSKLNSGSGTGRSSRPGRTSDPPWFLSGSDTLGRLAGNTLGSRWSSGVNGGSGGGGSGGGGSGAGGAGGGGSSGGGGGGGGGSSGGGGGTSGRSSTAARDSRRQTRVIRTGRDRGSGLLGSQPQPVIPASVIPEELISQAQVVLQGKSRSVIIRELQRTNLDVNLAVNNLLSRDDEDGDDGDDTASESYLPGEDLMSLLDADIHSAHPSVIIDADAMFSEDISYFGYPSFRRSSLSRLGSSRVLLLPLERDSELLRERESVLRLRERRWLDGASFDTERGSTSREGEPSLDKKSIPVQSPVSLGEELQWWPDKDGVKFVSIGALFSELVAISSKGELYQWKWSEPEPYRNTQNPSVHHPRVSFLGLANEKITLLSANSIRATVATETNKVATWVDDTLSTVASKLEHSAQTFPELQGERIVSLHCCALYTCAQLENSLYWWGVVPFSQRKKMLEKARAKNKKPKSSAGISSIPNITVGTQVCLRNNPLYHAGAVAFSVNAGIPKVGVLLESVWNMNDSCRFQLRSPESLKNMEKTAKTQEIKAESKSELVKTEMGPPPSPASTCSDTSSIASSASLPYKRRRSTPAPKEEEKVNEEQWPLKEVVFVEDVKNVPVGKVLKVDGAYVAVKFPGTSSSVSSQATAVAADSDPSSLLQDCRLLRIDELQVVKTGGTPKVPDCFQRTPKKLCIPEKAEILAVNVDSKGVHAVLKTGSWVRYCIFDLATGKAEQENNFPTSNLAFLGQSERNVGIFTAGQESPIILRDGNGTIYPMAKDCMGGIRDPDWLDLPPIASLGMGVHSLANLPSNSTIKKKAAIIIMAVEKQTLMQHVLRCDYEACRQYLVNLEQAFLLDQSGQALGSLLGHRCDGNRNILHAAVSVCFPVSNKETKEEEEAERSERNTFAERLSAVEAIANAISVVSSNSSGNRTGSSSSRGLRLREMMRRSLRAAGLGRHESGPSSSDHQDPVSPPIAPPSWVPDPPPMDPDGDIDFILAPAVGSLTTAATGTSQGPSTSTVPGPSSEPSVVESKDRKANAHLILKLMCDSVVLRPHLRELLSAKDARGMTPFMLAVSGRAYPAAITVLEAAQKMAKVGDPGIVEKEDADSVFMEMICPSGTNPDDSPLYVLCCNDTCSFTWTGAEHINQDIFECRTCGLLESLCCCTECARVCHKGHDCKLKRTSPTAYCDCWEKCKCKTLIAGQKAARLDLLYRLLTTTDLVTTPNSRGEHILLFLVQTVARQSVEHCQYRPPRIREDRNRKAANAEDSDMPDHDLEPPRFAQLALERVLQDWNALKSMIMFGSQENKDPLSASSRIAHLLPEEQVYLNQQSGTIRLDCFTHCLIVKCAPDITFIDTLLGTLVKELQNKYTPGRRDEAIAVTRRFLRSVARVFVILSVEMASSKKKNNFIPQPIGKCRRVFQALLPYAVEELCNVAESLIVPVRMGIARPTAPFTLASTSIDAVQGSEELFSVEPLPPRPSPDQSSSSSQTASSYIIRNPQPRRSSQSQPVRGRDEEQDDIVSADVEEVEVVEGVAGEEDHHDDQEEQGEENAEAEGQHDEHDEDGSDMELDLLAAAETESDSESNHSNQDNASGRRSVVTAATAGSEAGASSVPAFFSEDDSQSNDSSDSDSSSSQSDDVEQETFLLDEPLERTTSASHANSAAQAPRSMQWAVRNAPSQRAAGNGLPNTSTPAGTRVSSSTGLIYIDPSNLRRSSAISSSAAAAAALEASNSSSYLTSASSLARAYSIVIRQISDLMSLIPKYNHLVYSQYPAAVKLTYQDAVSLQNYVEDKLIPTWNWMVSIMDSTEAQLRYGSALSSAGDPGHPSHPLHASQHSARRERLTAREEASLRTLEGRRRAATLLTARQGMMSARGDFLNYALSLMRSHNDEHSDVLPVLDVCSLKHVAYVFQALIYWIKAMNQQTTLETPQMDRKRNREILELGLDNEDSEHENDDDTNQSSTLQDKDDDPVPAETGQNHPFFRRSDSMTFLGCIPPNPFEVPLAEAIPLADQPHLLQPNARKEDLFGRPSQGLYSSSYMATKGLAEASMDRNCLEVNMGSSVPSSSQILPTKMSYSANLKNVMSMETGQRGPEDHLAAAQELEAPKPGPSPHDLAAQLKSSLLAEIGLTESEGPPLPSFRYVPSVVVGGGLQVSSCKSLSVMTIHNVICM; encoded by the exons GCTCCGTGAAGTCTCAGAGAAACTCAACAAATACAACTGCAACAG TCATCCACACCTCAGTGTTCTGGAACAGTCCACTTTGAAACAATGTGTGGTTGGACCAAACCATGCTGGATTTCTGCTCGAG GACGGACGTGTGTGTCGAATCAGCTTTGCTGTCCAGCCCGATCGCTTGGAGCTCAGCAAACCGGAAGGGAGCGATGG TTCAAAGTTGAACAGTGGTTCAGGGACAGGAAGGAGCTCCAGGCCAGGCAGGACCAGTGATCCACCCTGGTTTCTGTCTGGTTCTGACACACTGGGCAGACTGGCAGGCAACACCCTTGG GAGTCGCTGGAGCTCTGGTGTAAATGGAGGCAGCGGAGGAGGTGGTAGCGGTGGCGGAGGCTCCGGggcaggtggagcaggaggagggggaagcagcgggggtggaggtggtggtggagggggcagcagtggaggaggtgggggcacCTCGGGCAGGTCCTCGACCGCTGCCCGGGACTCCCGCAGACAGACCCGGGTGATCCGCACCGGCAGGGACCGCGGCTCTGGCCTGCTGGGTAGCCAGCCCCAGCCTGTCATCCCTGCTTCAGTCATCCCAGAGGAACTAATTTCTCAG GCCCAGGTGGTCCTGCAGGGCAAGTCCAGGAGCGTCATTATCCGGGAGCTGCAGAGGACCAATTTGGACGTGAACCTGGCAGTCAACAACCTGCTGAGCAGGGATGACGAGGACGGCGACGACGGAGACGACACGGCAAGCGAGTCCTACCTCCCTGGAG AGGACCTCATGTCCCTGTTGGACGCAGACATCCACTCGGCGCACCCCAGTGTCATCATTGATGCCGACGCCATGTTCTCAGAGGACATCAGCTACTTTGGATACCCCTCCTTCAGACgctcctcgctctctcgcctGGGCTCCTCCAGAG TTCTCCTTCTTCCCTTAGAGcgtgactctgagctgctgcGTGAGCGGGAGTCCGTCCTGAGGTTGCGCGAGCGACGCTGGCTGGACGGGGCCTCGTTCGACACCGAGCGGGGCTCCACCAGCCGCGAGGGCGAGCCCAGCCTCGACAAGAAGAGCATCCCTGTGCAGAGCCCCGTGTCCCTGGGGGAGGAGCTCCAGTGGTGGCCTGACAAG GATGGTGTGAAGTTTGTGAGCATCGGGGCCTTGTTCTCTGAGCTGGTCGCCATCAGCTCCAAAGGAGAGCTTTACCAGTGGAAGTGGAGTGAACCCGAACCTTACCGGAACACACAG AACCCTTCAGTTCATCACCCGCGTGTTTCCTTTCTTGGCCTGGCCAATGAAAAGATTACGCTGTTGTCCGCCAACAGCATCAGAGCCACCGTCGCCACAGAGACCAACAAG GTGGCCACCTGGGTGGATGACACACTGAGCACTGTGGCGTCCAAACTGGAGCACAGCGCCCAGACCTTCCCCGAGCTGCAGGGCGAGCGCATCGTATCGCTGCACTGCTGTGCCCTCTATACCTGCGCCCAGCTGGAGAACAGCCTCTACTGGTG GGGAGTGGTGCCTTTTAGTCAGCGTAAGAAGATGCTTGAAAAGGCCAGAGCCAAGAACAAGAAGCCAAAGTCCAGTGCTGGCATCTCCTCGATCCCAAACATCACTGTTGGAACACAG GTGTGCTTGAGAAATAACCCACTCTACCATGCCGGTGCAGTGGCCTTCTCTGTCAATGCTGGAATTCCCAAGGTGGGCGTCCTATTGGAGTCCGTGTGGAACAtgaacgacagctgcaggttccAGCTGCGCTCACCAGAAAGCCTCAAGAACATGGAGAAGACCGCCAAGACCCAGGAAATCAA AGCGGAGAGCAAGTCAGAGCTGGTGAAGACGGAGATgggcccgcccccctcccccgcgtcCACCTGCAGTGACACCTCTTCCATCGCTAGCAGCGCCTCTCTGCCCTACA AACGAAGGCGCTCCACCCCCGCtcccaaggaggaggagaaggtgaacGAGGAGCAGTGGCCCCTGAAGGAGGTGGTCTTtgtggaggacgtcaaaaatgtCCCTGTAGGAAAG GTGCTAAAGGTGGACGGTGCCTATGTTGCGGTGAAGTTCCCCGGGACGTCCAGCAGCGTGAGCAGCCAGGCGACGGCGGTGGCTGCCGACTCTGACCCGTCCTCCCTCCTGCAGGACTGCAGGCTCCTCAGGATAGACGAGCTCCAG GTGGTTAAGACGGGCGGAACTCCCAAAGTTCCTGATTGCTTTCAACGCACGCCTAAGAAACTCTGCATCCCAGAGAAAGCAGAGATCCTCGCTGTGAATGTTGACTCCAAAG GAGTGCATGCGGTGCTGAAAACCGGCAGCTGGGTCAGGTACTGCATCTTCGACCTGGCCACGGGCAAGGCCGAGCAGGAGAACAACTTCCCCACCAGTAACCTGGCCTTCCTGGGGCAGAGCGAGCGCAACGTGGGCATCTTCACCGCAGGACAG GAATCTCCTATCATCCTCCGGGATGGAAATGGTACGATCTACCCTATGGCCAAAGACTGCATGGGTGGAATCCGGGATCCAGATTGGCTGGACCTACCACCCATCGCTAGCCTGGGCATGGGGGTGCACTCCCTGGCCAATCTCCCCTCCAACTCTACCATTAAGAAGAAAGCTGCTATTATTATCATGGCCGTCGAG AAGCAGACCTTGATGCAGCACGTCCTGCGCTGCGACTACGAGGCGTGCCGGCAGTATCTGGTGAATCTGGAGCAGGCCTTTCTGCTGGACCAGAGCGGCCAGGCCCTGGGGTCTCTGCTGGGCCACCGCTGTGACGGCAACCGCAACATCCTCCACGCCGCCGTGTCGGTCTGCTTCCCCGTCAGCAACAAGGAGaccaaggaggaggaag AAGCTGAACGGTCTGAGAGGAACACGTTCGCAGAGCGCCTGTCTGCTGTAGAAGCCATCGCCAACGCCATCTCTGTGGTCTCCAGCAACAGCTCTGGCAACAGGACcggctcctccagcagcagagG GCTTCGGCTGCGTGAGATGATGCGGCGTTCCTTGCGAGCTGCTGGTCTTGGTCGCCATGAGTCGGGCCCGTCCTCCAGTGACCATCAGGACCCGGTGTCCCCACCTATTGCCCCTCCCAGCTGGGTGCCCGACCCGCCCCCCATGGACCCTG ATGGTGACATTGACTTCATCCTCGCCCCAGCCGTGGGCTCACTCACTACAGCCGCCACCGGCACCAGTCAGGGTCCCAGTACCTCCACCGTACCAG GTCCGTCCTCAGAGCCGTCTGTGGTGGAGTCTAAAGACAGGAAGGCCAACGCCCACCTCATCCTCAAGCTGATGTGTGACAGCGTTGTTCTGCGGCCACACCTGCGAGAGCTGCTCTCTGCCAA GGACGCCCGTGGAATGACACCATTTATGCTGGCGGTCAGTGGGAGAGCCTACCCTGCTGCTATCACTGTTCTGGAGGCTGCTCAGAAAATGGCCAAGG TGGGCGACCCGGGCAtcgtggagaaggaggacgcAGACTCTGTGTTCATGGAGATGATCTGCCCCTCCGGGACCAACCCGGACGACTCCCCGCTATATGTCCTCTGCTGCAACGACACCTGTAGCTTCACCTGGACCGGAGCGGAGCACATCAATCAG GATATTTTTGAGTGCCGAACCTGTGGCTTGCTGGAGTCTCTCTGCTGCTGTACGGAGTGTGCAAGAGTGTGCCACAAGGGACACGATTGCAA ACTTAAGAGGACTTCTCCCACTGCATACTGTGATTGCTGGGAGAAATGCAAGTGCAAAACACTAATCGCTGGCCAGAAGGCGGCTCGGCTGGACCTTCTGTACAGGCTCCTCACGACCACGGACCTGGTCACCACACCAAACAGCAG GGGAGAGCACATTCTGCTGTTCCTGGTGCAGACTGTTGCCAGGCAGAGCGTGGAGCACTGCCAGTACAGACCGCCACGCATTCGAGAAGACCGGAACCGCAAAGCAGCCAATGCAGAAG actCTGACATGCCGGACCACGACCTGGAGCCGCCGCGCTTCGCCCAGCTGGCTCTAGAGCGAGTCCTGCAGGACTGGAACGCCCTCAAGTCCATGATCATGTTCGGCTCGCAGGAAAACAAAGACCC GCTCAGCGCCAGCAGCAGAATCGCCCACCTTCTGCCTGAGGAGCAGGTCTATCTGAACCAGCAGAGCGGCACCATACGACTGGACTGCTTCACACACTGCCTCATCGTCAAGTGTGCTCCTGACATTACT TTCATCGACACTCTCCTGGGAACACTGGTGAAGGAGCTGCAGAACAAGTACACGCCCGGCCGTCGGGACGAGGCCATCGCCGTAACGCGGAGGTTCCTGCGCTCCGTCGCCCGCGTCTTCGTCATCCTCAGCGTGGAGATGGCCTCTTCGAAGAAAAAGAA CAACTTCATTCCCCAGCCCATCGGAAAGTGCCGGCGTGTGTTCCAAGCCCTTCTGCCGTACGCCGTGGAGGAGCTGTGCAACGTGGCTGAGTCGCTGATCGTCCCCGTGCGCATGGGCATCGCCAGGCCCACCGCGCCCTTCACCCTGGCCAGCACCAGCATCGACGCCGTGCAGGGCAGCGAGGAGCTCTTCTCTGTGGAGCCCCTGCCCCCGAGACCCTCCCCAGACCAGTCCAGCAG CTCCAGCCAGACGGCGTCCTCCTACATCATCCGGAACCCCCAGCCGCGACGCAGCAGCCAATCCCAGCCCgtcagagggagggatgaggagcAGGATGACATTGTCTCTGCAGACGTGGAAGAG GTTGAGGTTGTGGAGGGTGTGGCCGGGGAAGAAGATCACCATGACGACCAGGAGGAGCAAGGAGAGGAGAATGCGGAGGCTGAGGGCCAGCATGATGAGCATGACGAGGACG GAAGTGACATGGAGTTGGATCTGCTGGCGGCAGCAGAAACCGAGAGCGATAGCGAaagtaaccatagcaaccagGACAACGCCAGCGGCCGCAGGAGTGTAGTCACGGCAGCCACAGCTGGCTCTGAAGCAG gtGCCAGCAGTGTGCCTGCCTTCTTTTCAGAGGACGACTCCCAGTCCAACGACTCGAGCGACtctgacagcagcagcagccagagcGATGACGTGGAGCAGGAGACCTTCCTGCTGGACGAGCCCCTGGAGAGGACCACCAGCGCCTCCCACGCCAACAGCGCCGCCCAGGCGCCGCGCTCCATGCAGTGGGCCGTACGCAACGCGCCCAGCCAGCGAGCCGCCGGCAACGGCCTACCCAACACCTCCACGCCGGCCggtacgcgtgtgt CGAGCTCCACGGGCCTGATCTACATCGACCCCTCCAACCTGCGGCGCTCCAGCGCCATTAGCTCCagcgcagcggcggcggcggccctggAGGCTAGCAACTCCAGCAGCTACCTGACATCTGCCAGCAGCCTGGCCCGCGCCTACAGCATCGTCATCAGGCAGATCTCCGACCTCATGAGCCTCATCCCCAAATACAACCATCTGGTGTACTCCCAATACCCTGCTGCTGTCAAGCTCACCTACCAGGACGCCGTCAGCCTGCAG AACTACGTGGAGGACAAGCTCATCCCCACCTGGAACTGGATGGTGTCCATCATGGACTCCACGGAGGCCCAGCTGCGTTACGGCTCGGCGCTGTCCTCCGCCGGGGACCCGGGTCACCCCAGCCACCCGCTGCACGCCTCGCAGCACTCGGCACGGCGGGAGCGCCTCACCGCCCGGGAGGAGGCCAGCCTCCGCACGCTGGAGGGACGCAG ACGAGCCGCCACCCTGCTCACCGCGCGCCAAGGAATGATGTCCGCCCGCGGGGACTTCCTCAACTACGCCCTGTCCCTGATGCGCTCGCACAACGACGAGCACTCGGACGTGCTCCCTGTGCTGGACGTGTGCTCCCTGAAGCACGTGGCCTACGTCTTCCAGGCCCTAATCTACTGGATCAAAGCCATGAACCAGCAGACCACCCTGGAGACCCCGCAGATGGACCGCAAACG AAACCGTGAGATTCTTGAGCTTGGTCTGGACAACGAGGACTCTGAACATGAGAATGACGACGACACCAATCAAA GCTCCACTTTGCAGGACAAGGACGATGATCCGGTTCCAGCCGAGACCGGCCAGAACCATCCCTTCTTCCGTCGCTCCGACTCCATGACCTTCTTGGGTTGCATCCCGCCCAACCCCTTCGAGGTGCCCCTGGCCGAGGCCATCCCCCTGGCGGACCAGCCACACCTCCTGCAG CCTAATGCCAGGAAGGAGGACCTGTTTGGCCGTCCCTCTCAAGGCCTGTACTCCTCCTCTTACATGGCCACCAAAGGCCTGGCCGAGGCCAGCATGGACAGGAACTGCCTGGAGGTAAACATGGGCTCCTCtgtaccctcctcctctcag ATCTTGCCCACCAAGATGTCGTACTCGGCCAACCTGAAGAACGTCATGAGCATGGAGACGGGCCAGCGGGGCCCCGAGGACCACCTGGCAGCCGCCCAGGAGCTGGAGGCCCCCAAGCCGGGGCCCTCCCCGCACGACCTGGCCGCCCAGCTGAAGAGCAGCCTGCTGGCCGAGATCGGTCTGACCGAGAGCGAAGGCCCCCCGCTGCCCTCATTTAGGTATGTCCCGtccgtggtggtggggggggggctacaagTCAGCTCATGTAAATCTCTTTCTGTCATGACGATCCACAACGTGATTTGCATGTAG